The following proteins are co-located in the Labrys monachus genome:
- a CDS encoding DUF2780 domain-containing protein: MEELIALLSSKVGISPDVATQAVGAILAFLEREGPADAVSKLVDSITGARDITNEAINAQSGGFMGMLAGMVGHVGGGIAGLGGQLMAMGLDLNQIQAIGRELFAFAEREAGPEVVGKIVREIPELGQFV, from the coding sequence ATGGAAGAATTGATCGCCCTACTGTCCTCCAAGGTCGGCATCAGCCCGGATGTCGCCACGCAGGCGGTCGGGGCCATTCTCGCCTTTCTCGAGCGCGAGGGTCCCGCCGACGCCGTGTCCAAGCTGGTCGATTCCATCACAGGCGCCCGCGACATCACCAATGAGGCGATCAATGCGCAGAGCGGCGGCTTCATGGGCATGCTGGCCGGCATGGTGGGCCATGTGGGCGGGGGAATCGCCGGACTGGGCGGGCAGTTGATGGCGATGGGGCTGGACCTCAACCAGATCCAGGCCATCGGCCGGGAATTGTTCGCCTTCGCCGAAAGGGAAGCGGGCCCTGAAGTGGTCGGCAAGATCGTCCGCGAGATCCCCGAGCTCGGGCAGTTCGTCTGA
- a CDS encoding asparaginase, with the protein MTNPVLAELLRGDLVESRHSGAIAVSDPDGRLVLSLGDVTRPIYPRSAVKAFQALPLLESGAADRLGLTDAEIALAVSSHGGEARHVEVATAMLAKAGRDVRTLECGVHAPSTRKAADALVRAGQKPSALHNNCSGKHAGFICLACAEGVEPEGYVRRSHPVMRAVMGAVADMSGAALEGAGVGTDGCSIPTQAAPLAGIARGFARLGTGLHLGPERARAAARIRRAVAADPFLVAGTGRFCTAIMAIFGERVFVKTGAEGVFCACFPELGYGVALKCDDGATRAAEVMMANVIARFLPLSENESEALRPFLAPIQKNWNGIEVGLLRAAGAMG; encoded by the coding sequence ATGACCAATCCCGTTCTCGCCGAATTGTTGCGCGGCGATCTCGTCGAAAGCCGGCACAGCGGCGCAATCGCGGTGTCCGATCCCGACGGCCGCCTGGTGCTGTCGCTCGGCGACGTCACGCGGCCGATCTATCCGCGCTCGGCGGTGAAGGCCTTCCAGGCGCTCCCGCTCCTCGAATCCGGTGCCGCCGACCGCCTCGGCCTCACCGATGCGGAAATCGCACTGGCGGTATCCTCGCATGGCGGCGAAGCCCGACACGTCGAGGTCGCCACGGCCATGCTGGCCAAGGCGGGACGGGACGTGAGAACGCTCGAATGCGGGGTGCATGCGCCGAGCACCCGCAAGGCCGCCGACGCCCTGGTCCGAGCCGGCCAAAAGCCCTCGGCCCTCCACAACAACTGCTCGGGCAAGCATGCCGGCTTCATCTGCCTCGCCTGCGCCGAGGGCGTCGAGCCGGAGGGCTATGTCCGCCGGTCCCATCCGGTCATGCGGGCGGTGATGGGCGCCGTCGCCGACATGTCCGGCGCGGCCCTGGAGGGCGCCGGCGTCGGCACCGACGGCTGTTCGATTCCGACCCAGGCGGCGCCCCTCGCAGGGATCGCACGCGGCTTCGCGCGCCTTGGGACCGGGCTTCATCTCGGCCCCGAGCGGGCCCGGGCGGCGGCCCGCATCCGCCGCGCCGTCGCGGCCGACCCCTTCCTCGTGGCCGGGACGGGGCGCTTCTGCACCGCCATCATGGCGATCTTCGGCGAGCGGGTGTTCGTGAAGACCGGCGCGGAAGGCGTGTTCTGCGCCTGTTTCCCGGAACTCGGCTACGGCGTCGCCCTCAAATGCGACGACGGCGCCACCCGTGCCGCCGAAGTGATGATGGCGAACGTGATCGCACGCTTCCTGCCGCTGTCGGAAAACGAGAGCGAGGCGCTGCGACCCTTCCTCGCCCCGATCCAGAAGAACTGGAACGGCATCGAGGTCGGGCTGCTGAGGGCGGCGGGGGCGATGGGTTAG
- the murJ gene encoding murein biosynthesis integral membrane protein MurJ, with amino-acid sequence MLKNILSIGAWTMVSRVTGFARDAMMAAILGSGPAAEAFIVAFRLPNHFRAIFGEGAFNAAFVPAYARVHEQSGNAAARLFLGRIVSLLLISQVILLGLALLFMPQLVALLAPGFEGERLALSVTLTRITFPYLLLITLATLYGGVLNASGRFTAAAAAPALLNVAMIGTLACAWVFPTAAHAAAWGVTISGVLQLAVMLWAAKRAHVLAKPEPVHFDAPVKGFFSALGPATIGSMGVQIALFADTIIASVLSAGAVAALYYADRINQLPLGIIGIAAGTVLLPEMSRLVAAGRTDDAHAAQRRTIFLTWLMAAPFLAGFITVPDLIMRALFMRGAFTAQSADAAAAALYAYGIGLPAVVLIRSAVASFYSRGDTKTPLWASLSAVAVNVVFKVLLMGPLQQAGLAFATSIGAWINLGILVVLATRRGYMVLDRRFWSMQLGIAVATLLMGVAMSFAESRLTPLIAWLPRGQEVGLLALVGVVGSVVYVGTTFAFFRALGIRLGRR; translated from the coding sequence TTGCTGAAAAACATCCTTTCCATCGGCGCCTGGACCATGGTCTCCCGCGTGACCGGCTTCGCCCGCGACGCCATGATGGCCGCCATCCTCGGTTCCGGCCCCGCCGCCGAGGCTTTCATCGTCGCCTTCCGCCTCCCGAATCACTTCCGCGCCATTTTCGGCGAGGGAGCGTTCAACGCCGCCTTCGTGCCGGCCTATGCGAGAGTGCACGAGCAGAGCGGCAATGCCGCGGCGAGACTGTTCCTGGGGCGCATCGTGTCGCTGCTGCTGATCTCCCAGGTGATCCTGCTCGGCCTCGCGCTCCTCTTCATGCCGCAGCTGGTCGCGCTGCTCGCACCCGGCTTCGAAGGCGAGCGCCTCGCTCTGTCGGTCACGCTCACCCGCATCACCTTTCCCTACCTGCTGCTCATCACCCTGGCGACGCTTTACGGCGGCGTCCTCAACGCCTCCGGGCGCTTCACCGCGGCGGCCGCCGCGCCGGCCCTGCTCAACGTGGCGATGATCGGCACGCTGGCCTGCGCCTGGGTGTTCCCGACGGCCGCCCATGCCGCGGCCTGGGGCGTCACGATCTCCGGCGTGCTGCAGCTGGCGGTCATGCTCTGGGCGGCCAAGCGCGCCCATGTGCTCGCCAAGCCGGAGCCCGTGCATTTCGACGCGCCGGTCAAGGGCTTCTTCTCCGCGCTCGGCCCGGCCACCATCGGCTCGATGGGCGTGCAGATCGCGCTCTTCGCCGATACGATCATCGCATCCGTCCTGTCGGCCGGCGCCGTCGCCGCCCTCTATTATGCCGACCGCATCAACCAGCTGCCGCTCGGGATCATCGGCATTGCGGCCGGCACCGTGCTGCTGCCGGAAATGAGCCGCCTCGTCGCCGCCGGGCGGACGGACGACGCCCATGCCGCCCAGCGGCGCACCATATTCCTCACCTGGCTGATGGCCGCCCCCTTCCTGGCGGGCTTCATCACCGTGCCCGACCTCATCATGCGCGCCCTGTTCATGCGGGGGGCCTTCACCGCCCAGTCGGCCGATGCCGCGGCGGCGGCCCTCTACGCCTATGGCATCGGCCTGCCCGCCGTGGTGCTGATCCGCTCGGCGGTGGCGAGCTTCTATTCCCGCGGAGACACCAAGACGCCGCTCTGGGCCTCGCTCAGCGCCGTCGCCGTCAACGTGGTGTTCAAGGTCCTGCTCATGGGTCCGCTGCAGCAGGCCGGTCTCGCCTTCGCGACATCGATCGGCGCGTGGATCAATCTCGGCATCCTCGTCGTGCTCGCCACCCGGCGCGGCTACATGGTGCTCGACCGGCGCTTCTGGTCGATGCAGCTCGGGATCGCGGTCGCCACCCTTCTCATGGGCGTCGCCATGTCCTTCGCCGAATCGAGGCTGACGCCGCTCATCGCCTGGCTGCCGCGCGGACAGGAAGTCGGGCTCCTCGCCTTGGTCGGCGTCGTCGGCTCGGTCGTCTATGTCGGGACGACCTTCGCCTTCTTCCGCGCGCTCGGCATTCGCCTCGGGCGGCGATAG
- a CDS encoding zinc-dependent alcohol dehydrogenase family protein, which translates to MKAILFEQFRQTPSVRTVPDPQPSAEGVVVKVEATGLCRSDWHGWMGHDADIVLPHVPGHELAGTVAAVGGHVRRWRVGDRVTMPFVAGCGHCPECASGNHQVCENQFQPGFTAWGSFADYVAIDFADVNLVRLPEALDFVTAASLGCRFATSFRAVADLGRVAPGEWVAVHGCGGVGLSAVMIASAMGGNVIAIDLAEDKLAFAGSIGAVATIDASRTADVVAAVRDLTGGGAHVSIDALGHTTTCFNSIAGLRRRGRHVQIGLMLGDHARPPLPMDRVIAYELQILGSHGMQAFRYQAMLDMIQAGKLSPHRLVGKRIGLADAPAALMRMDSFDGIGISVITGF; encoded by the coding sequence ATGAAGGCCATCCTCTTCGAGCAGTTCCGCCAGACGCCGTCCGTCCGGACCGTCCCCGATCCGCAGCCATCGGCGGAAGGCGTCGTCGTCAAGGTCGAGGCGACGGGGCTGTGCCGCAGCGACTGGCACGGCTGGATGGGGCATGATGCCGACATCGTGCTGCCGCATGTGCCGGGGCATGAGCTGGCCGGCACCGTCGCGGCCGTCGGCGGCCATGTCCGGCGCTGGCGGGTCGGCGATCGCGTCACCATGCCCTTCGTGGCGGGCTGCGGCCATTGCCCCGAATGCGCATCCGGCAATCACCAGGTCTGCGAGAACCAGTTCCAGCCGGGATTCACGGCCTGGGGATCCTTCGCCGATTACGTCGCGATCGATTTCGCCGACGTCAATCTGGTGAGGCTGCCGGAGGCGCTCGATTTCGTCACCGCGGCGAGCCTCGGATGCCGCTTCGCGACGTCCTTCCGCGCCGTCGCCGATCTCGGCCGCGTCGCGCCGGGCGAATGGGTCGCGGTCCACGGCTGCGGCGGGGTCGGCCTTTCGGCCGTCATGATCGCCAGCGCCATGGGCGGCAATGTGATCGCCATCGACCTGGCCGAGGACAAGCTGGCCTTCGCGGGCTCGATCGGCGCGGTTGCGACCATCGATGCCTCCCGGACCGCCGATGTGGTGGCTGCTGTGAGGGACCTCACCGGCGGCGGCGCCCATGTCTCGATCGACGCGCTCGGCCATACGACGACCTGCTTCAACTCGATCGCCGGGCTGCGCCGTCGCGGCCGCCATGTCCAGATCGGCCTCATGCTCGGCGATCACGCCCGCCCGCCGCTGCCGATGGACAGGGTGATCGCCTATGAGCTGCAGATCCTCGGCAGTCACGGCATGCAGGCGTTCCGCTACCAGGCCATGCTCGACATGATCCAGGCCGGCAAGCTCTCGCCGCACAGGCTGGTGGGCAAGCGGATCGGCCTCGCCGACGCGCCGGCCGCGCTTATGCGGATGGACAGTTTCGACGGCATCGGCATCAGCGTCATCACCGGCTTCTGA
- a CDS encoding dipeptidase encodes MSQIQNALDAADTALDASLDRLFEFLRIPSISADSAYDGDCRRAAEWAASTLRELGFDASPRETIGHPMVVGHRRTGRQGVPHVLFYGHYDVQPPDPLDLWTSRPFEPIRASGPHGEIIVGRGASDDKGQVMTFIEACRALIAADGQLPVDVTIFLEGEEESSSRSLVPFLTANRDELKADFCLVCDTGMWDRETPAVTTMLRGIVYEEVTIKAASRDLHSGSYGGAAQNPIRVLAKILAALHDDEGRVTLPGFYDGVQDLPADVKAEWDALNFDGAEFLGDVGLKVPAGEKDRTVLEQITVRPTCDVNGIVGGYTGEGAKTVIPAQASAKVSFRLVGGQDPARVQAAFRQFVSARLPEDCHAVFQSHGASPAIAVPADSPPLTKARRALAEEWGRTAPVIGAGGSIPVVGDLQRILGIDSLLIGFGLEDDQIHSPNEKYDLRSFHKGIRSWVRILDALAR; translated from the coding sequence ATGTCCCAGATCCAGAACGCGCTCGACGCCGCCGATACGGCGCTCGATGCAAGTCTCGACCGCTTGTTCGAGTTCCTCCGCATCCCCTCGATTTCCGCCGACAGCGCGTATGACGGCGACTGCCGCCGCGCGGCCGAATGGGCCGCATCGACGCTGCGCGAACTCGGTTTCGACGCTTCGCCGCGCGAGACGATCGGCCATCCGATGGTGGTCGGCCACCGGCGCACGGGCAGGCAGGGCGTTCCCCATGTGCTGTTCTACGGCCACTACGACGTGCAGCCGCCGGATCCGCTCGACCTGTGGACATCCAGGCCGTTCGAGCCCATCCGTGCGAGCGGGCCGCATGGCGAGATCATCGTCGGGCGCGGCGCTTCGGACGACAAGGGCCAGGTGATGACCTTCATCGAGGCTTGCCGTGCGCTCATCGCCGCCGATGGGCAATTGCCGGTCGACGTGACCATCTTCCTGGAAGGCGAGGAAGAATCGTCCTCGCGCAGTCTCGTGCCCTTCCTCACCGCCAACCGCGACGAGCTGAAGGCGGATTTCTGCCTCGTCTGCGATACCGGCATGTGGGATCGCGAGACCCCGGCCGTCACCACCATGCTGCGCGGCATCGTCTATGAGGAGGTCACCATCAAGGCGGCGAGCCGGGATCTGCATTCCGGCTCCTATGGCGGTGCGGCGCAGAACCCCATCCGCGTGCTGGCGAAGATCCTTGCCGCTCTGCACGACGACGAGGGCCGCGTCACGCTGCCCGGCTTCTATGACGGCGTCCAGGACCTTCCCGCCGACGTGAAGGCGGAATGGGATGCGCTGAACTTCGACGGGGCCGAGTTCCTCGGCGACGTCGGGCTGAAGGTGCCGGCGGGCGAAAAGGACCGGACGGTGCTCGAGCAGATCACCGTCAGGCCGACCTGCGACGTCAACGGCATCGTCGGCGGCTATACGGGCGAGGGAGCGAAGACGGTGATCCCGGCGCAGGCGTCGGCCAAGGTTTCGTTCCGCCTGGTCGGCGGGCAGGATCCGGCGCGGGTCCAGGCCGCGTTCCGGCAGTTCGTTTCCGCCCGCCTGCCCGAAGACTGCCACGCCGTCTTCCAGTCCCATGGCGCCAGCCCTGCCATCGCCGTGCCCGCCGACAGCCCGCCGCTGACGAAGGCGCGCCGGGCGCTGGCGGAGGAATGGGGCCGCACCGCGCCGGTGATCGGAGCCGGCGGTTCGATCCCGGTGGTCGGGGATCTCCAGCGCATCCTCGGCATCGATTCGCTCCTGATCGGCTTCGGCCTGGAGGACGACCAGATCCATTCGCCCAACGAGAAATACGACCTGCGCAGCTTCCACAAGGGCATCCGCTCCTGGGTGCGCATCCTCGACGCCCTCGCCCGGTGA
- a CDS encoding superoxide dismutase: MSFTLPDLPYSYDALAPYMSRETLEYHHDKHHLAYVNNGNNLIKGTEWEGKSLEEIVKGSFGKNAGLFNNAGQHYNHLHFWKWLKPNGGGAIPGELEKAIVDGFGSVEKAKEDFIQAGVTQFGSGWAWLAVKDGKVIVVKTPNGESPLVHGAAPILGVDVWEHSYYIDYRNRRPDYLKAFVENLVNWEYVAELYGAATK; encoded by the coding sequence ATGTCCTTCACGCTTCCCGATTTGCCCTATTCCTATGATGCGCTTGCCCCCTACATGTCGCGCGAGACGCTGGAATATCATCACGACAAGCATCACCTCGCCTATGTGAACAACGGCAACAACCTGATCAAAGGCACGGAGTGGGAAGGCAAGAGCCTGGAGGAGATCGTCAAGGGTTCGTTCGGCAAGAATGCCGGCCTCTTCAACAATGCCGGCCAGCACTACAACCATCTCCATTTCTGGAAGTGGCTGAAGCCGAACGGCGGCGGCGCCATCCCGGGCGAGCTTGAAAAGGCCATCGTCGACGGGTTCGGTTCGGTGGAGAAGGCCAAGGAAGATTTCATCCAGGCCGGCGTCACGCAGTTCGGCTCCGGCTGGGCGTGGCTGGCGGTCAAGGACGGCAAGGTCATCGTCGTCAAGACCCCGAACGGCGAGAGCCCGCTGGTGCACGGCGCCGCGCCGATCCTCGGCGTCGACGTCTGGGAGCACTCCTACTACATCGATTATCGCAACCGGCGCCCCGACTACCTCAAGGCCTTCGTCGAGAACCTCGTCAATTGGGAGTATGTGGCGGAATTGTACGGCGCCGCGACCAAATAA
- a CDS encoding alpha/beta hydrolase, whose protein sequence is MRAASLFALVLSALALTGCVGIDDDTGATDAPLKPVLTTAAAPDRAAATTPLGIWRGGITMLMMTTRKSTGDAEPWFDTGRASEPTAARLVLYPPSNTLLASVNPIASSDWSVAGVSKLGGDQPATALATQAEGRDVLVYVHGYNETFDSAATSYAKLVAGIKFSGVPILFAWPSRAAFLDYMTDRDSALWSRDALEDTLTALAKDPKVGRINILAHSMGGMVALEALRSLSDRSDGTLSGRFGAIILANPDVDVDLFKRQIKRLPLLSSKMTVIVSANDRALELSTKLAGGVPRVGLSDRAELDQTGVKVVDATDYTSGIINHDIFMSRVELRAVIARALDNADD, encoded by the coding sequence ATGAGAGCCGCCTCGCTCTTCGCTTTGGTATTGTCGGCCCTGGCCCTGACGGGCTGCGTCGGCATCGATGACGACACCGGGGCGACCGACGCGCCGCTGAAGCCGGTGCTGACCACAGCCGCGGCGCCGGACAGGGCGGCTGCGACCACGCCGCTCGGCATCTGGCGGGGCGGCATCACCATGCTGATGATGACGACCCGCAAGAGCACGGGCGACGCCGAGCCCTGGTTCGATACGGGGCGGGCTTCCGAGCCGACGGCCGCGCGCCTCGTGCTCTATCCGCCCTCGAACACCCTGCTCGCCAGCGTGAACCCGATCGCCTCCTCGGACTGGTCGGTCGCCGGCGTGAGCAAGCTCGGCGGCGACCAGCCCGCCACCGCTCTGGCGACCCAGGCTGAGGGCCGCGACGTGCTCGTCTATGTGCACGGCTACAACGAGACCTTCGACAGCGCGGCGACCAGCTATGCCAAGCTGGTGGCGGGCATCAAGTTCTCCGGCGTGCCGATCCTGTTCGCCTGGCCCTCGCGCGCGGCCTTTCTCGATTACATGACCGATCGCGACAGCGCCCTGTGGTCGCGCGACGCGCTCGAAGACACGCTCACCGCCCTCGCCAAGGATCCCAAGGTGGGCCGCATCAACATCCTCGCCCATTCGATGGGCGGCATGGTGGCGCTCGAGGCGCTGCGCTCGCTGTCGGATCGCTCGGATGGCACGCTCTCGGGCCGCTTCGGGGCCATCATCCTCGCCAATCCGGACGTGGACGTCGACTTGTTCAAGCGCCAGATCAAGCGCCTGCCGCTCCTGTCGTCGAAGATGACCGTGATCGTCTCGGCCAATGACCGGGCGCTCGAATTGTCGACGAAGCTGGCAGGCGGCGTGCCCCGCGTCGGACTGAGCGACCGCGCGGAGCTCGACCAGACCGGCGTCAAGGTCGTCGACGCCACGGATTACACCTCCGGCATCATCAACCACGACATCTTCATGAGCCGCGTCGAGCTGCGCGCCGTCATCGCCCGGGCGCTCGACAACGCCGACGACTGA
- a CDS encoding NAD-dependent succinate-semialdehyde dehydrogenase, translating to MLDKQSQKLEFKREAAYFDGQWIAADSGRTTPVTNPATGELLGTVPDCGQAETARAIAAADAAFPAWRARTAKERAKILHRLADIVEANSEALGVLLTVEQGKSLAEAKGEVMFSAAYVRWFAEEAQRVYGDVIPSPWPGRRILVTKEPVGVVGAITPWNFPSSMIARKLGPALAAGCTIVIKPAAQTPYSGLAWGALCEMAGIPAGVVNVLTGSASAIGGELTSNPAVRKITFTGSTPIGKLLVEQSAKTLKKVSMELGGNAPFIVFDDADVDRAIEGAMIAKYRNSGQTCVCTNRFLVQSGIHDRFVEKLVAASNALKVGNGLDAGVQQGPLIDEKAVAKVEEHLADAISKGAKVVAGGKRHKLGGTFFEPTVMTGVTPDMIVARDETFGPLSPVFRFETEEEAVRMANDTEFGLASYFYTRDLARAFRVSEALKYGMVGVNEGLITTEVAPFGGVKESGMGKEGSKYGIEDYLDSKYVCMGGLA from the coding sequence ATGTTGGACAAGCAGTCGCAGAAACTCGAATTCAAACGTGAAGCCGCCTATTTCGACGGACAATGGATCGCCGCCGACAGCGGCAGGACGACCCCGGTGACCAATCCCGCCACGGGCGAACTGCTCGGCACAGTGCCGGATTGCGGCCAGGCCGAGACCGCCCGCGCCATCGCGGCAGCCGATGCCGCCTTCCCCGCCTGGCGGGCGCGCACCGCCAAGGAACGGGCGAAGATCCTGCACAGGCTGGCGGATATCGTCGAAGCCAACAGCGAGGCGCTCGGCGTGCTCCTGACGGTGGAACAGGGCAAATCCCTCGCGGAGGCGAAGGGCGAGGTGATGTTCTCGGCCGCCTATGTGCGCTGGTTCGCCGAGGAAGCCCAGCGCGTCTATGGCGACGTGATTCCCTCCCCATGGCCGGGCCGCCGCATTCTGGTGACGAAGGAGCCGGTCGGCGTCGTCGGCGCCATCACGCCGTGGAACTTTCCCTCCTCGATGATCGCGCGCAAGCTCGGCCCGGCCCTGGCGGCAGGCTGCACCATCGTCATCAAGCCGGCGGCGCAGACGCCCTATTCCGGGCTCGCCTGGGGAGCTCTGTGCGAGATGGCCGGCATTCCCGCCGGCGTCGTCAACGTGCTCACCGGCTCGGCCAGCGCCATCGGCGGCGAGCTGACCTCGAACCCCGCCGTGCGCAAGATCACCTTCACCGGCTCGACGCCGATCGGCAAGCTGCTGGTGGAGCAGTCGGCGAAGACGCTGAAGAAGGTCTCGATGGAACTCGGCGGCAACGCCCCCTTCATCGTGTTCGACGACGCCGACGTCGACCGGGCCATCGAAGGCGCGATGATCGCCAAATACCGCAATTCCGGCCAGACCTGCGTGTGCACCAACCGCTTCCTGGTGCAGTCGGGCATTCATGACCGCTTCGTCGAGAAGCTCGTCGCCGCCTCCAATGCGCTCAAGGTCGGCAACGGCCTCGATGCCGGCGTGCAGCAGGGGCCACTGATCGACGAGAAGGCGGTGGCCAAGGTCGAGGAGCATCTCGCCGACGCCATCTCCAAGGGCGCCAAGGTGGTGGCCGGCGGCAAGCGGCACAAGCTCGGCGGCACCTTCTTCGAGCCGACGGTGATGACCGGCGTGACGCCGGACATGATCGTCGCCCGCGACGAGACCTTCGGCCCGCTTTCGCCGGTGTTCAGGTTCGAGACGGAGGAAGAAGCGGTGAGGATGGCGAACGATACCGAATTCGGCCTCGCCTCCTATTTCTACACGCGGGATCTCGCCAGGGCTTTCCGCGTCTCCGAGGCGCTCAAATACGGCATGGTCGGCGTCAATGAAGGCCTGATCACCACCGAAGTCGCCCCCTTCGGCGGCGTCAAGGAATCCGGCATGGGCAAGGAAGGCTCCAAATACGGTATCGAGGATTATCTCGACAGCAAATATGTCTGCATGGGCGGACTGGCCTGA
- a CDS encoding helicase HerA-like domain-containing protein, with the protein MEDQTRIFVAKSSKPEYLDLAFGNRHGLITGATGTGKTVTLQVLAEGFSARGVPVFAADVKGDLAGLSQPGRGEDFLLKRAADVGIAYRPDEFPVQFWDVFGEQGAPIRATITDLGPLLLSRMLQLNDVQAGVLNVAFRLADEQGLLLLDLKDLRALLADMAERAADLVKTYGNVSKATVGTIQRQLLVLEQQGGGKFFGEPALDLADIGRIDREGRGTINILAADKLMMAPQLYATFLLWLMSELFEQLPEVGDVDKPRLVFFFDEAHLLFADAPPALLQKIEQVVRLIRSKGIGIYFITQNPLDVPDTVLGQLGNRVQHALRAYTPRDQKAVKAAADTFRPNPGIDTARAISELGKGEALVSFLEGNGVPAMVQRALVLPPSARVGTITPAERQTVMQASPLRGKYEQAIDRDSAFEMLQRRVAQDAAPAPGQKGGGILDTIFGSGSGGRMTTTQAVIRSVSRTIATTAGREITQAILRGILGGRSRG; encoded by the coding sequence ATGGAAGACCAGACGAGGATTTTTGTCGCAAAGAGCTCCAAGCCCGAATATCTGGATCTCGCATTCGGCAACCGGCACGGCCTGATCACCGGCGCCACCGGCACCGGCAAGACCGTCACGCTGCAGGTGCTGGCGGAAGGCTTCTCGGCCCGGGGCGTTCCGGTCTTCGCGGCCGACGTCAAGGGGGATCTCGCCGGCCTGAGCCAGCCGGGCCGGGGCGAGGACTTCCTCCTCAAGCGTGCGGCGGATGTCGGCATCGCCTATCGACCCGACGAATTCCCGGTCCAGTTCTGGGACGTGTTCGGCGAGCAGGGAGCACCGATCCGGGCGACGATAACCGATCTCGGACCGCTCCTCCTGTCGCGCATGCTGCAGCTCAACGACGTGCAGGCGGGCGTGCTCAACGTCGCCTTCAGGCTGGCGGACGAGCAGGGCCTGCTGCTGCTGGACCTCAAGGACCTTCGCGCCTTGCTCGCCGACATGGCCGAACGCGCTGCCGACCTGGTGAAGACCTATGGCAACGTCTCGAAGGCGACCGTCGGCACCATCCAGCGCCAGCTCCTCGTGCTGGAGCAGCAGGGCGGCGGCAAATTCTTCGGCGAACCGGCCCTCGACCTCGCCGATATCGGCCGGATCGACCGCGAGGGCCGCGGCACGATCAACATATTGGCTGCCGACAAGCTGATGATGGCGCCGCAGCTCTATGCCACCTTTCTGCTCTGGCTGATGTCGGAACTGTTCGAGCAGCTGCCCGAGGTCGGCGACGTCGACAAGCCGCGGCTCGTCTTCTTCTTCGACGAAGCCCATCTCCTGTTCGCCGACGCGCCGCCCGCCCTGCTCCAGAAGATCGAGCAGGTCGTCCGCCTCATCCGCTCCAAGGGCATCGGCATCTACTTCATCACCCAGAATCCGCTCGATGTGCCCGATACCGTGCTGGGGCAGCTCGGCAACCGGGTGCAGCACGCCCTGCGCGCCTACACGCCGCGAGACCAGAAGGCGGTGAAGGCCGCGGCCGACACGTTCCGCCCCAATCCCGGCATCGACACGGCGCGGGCGATCTCCGAGCTCGGCAAGGGCGAGGCTCTGGTTTCCTTCCTGGAGGGCAACGGCGTCCCCGCCATGGTGCAGCGTGCGCTGGTCCTGCCGCCTTCCGCGCGCGTCGGCACGATCACGCCGGCCGAGCGGCAGACGGTGATGCAGGCCTCGCCCCTGCGCGGCAAGTATGAGCAGGCGATCGACCGCGATTCGGCCTTCGAGATGCTCCAGCGCCGCGTGGCGCAGGACGCCGCACCTGCGCCGGGGCAAAAGGGCGGCGGGATTCTCGATACCATTTTCGGCAGCGGATCGGGCGGCCGCATGACCACGACGCAGGCCGTGATCCGATCGGTTTCGCGCACGATTGCAACCACAGCCGGACGCGAGATAACGCAGGCGATCCTGCGAGGTATACTAGGCGGGAGGTCGCGTGGATGA